The DNA window ACTATCAATCAGACTAACAGACAAAATAAGATACTTCAACAAAGAAATTTTAGCTTCcataaaacaaacaaagaaattttAGCTTCCATAAAACAACTTACAGCATTGAATAACTTCACCACTGAAATGTCCAGCAacacataaaaaaacaaaattagtaTGAGAAGAAATAAGCAATGAACTAAGTTATATGTATAACATTAGAAGAAAATATGGTCTAAAAATACAATACCTCCTTTTGTAGCAATACCGATTAGAAACTTTTCCTGTGAATCCAAGTAATTTGCAGGCTTCACATGCCCTTTCTCTGCAACCTGTAACATTAAAATCACATAGCCTAAAAAAAAGCATAACACAAGCAGTCATTGTAAAATATTTAGCAAATTCCAAGGCAAATACCAAATGTTTTTCTTTCTTAGCTTCTCCTTTGACTTTCCTTTCAGCTTCTTCTTCAGCTAACTTCTTTGCAACAAGTTGCTTATGCCCTGATAATACAGGACCCtgtaacaatttttaaaaagaattatagggaaaaaaaataaaattttctatctgaAATGAAAAAGACCCAAGTTCAGAAACTAGCATTACCAATGAATCATCAGCCACATGCCTCTTTATAATGTTCTTAAATGCCAACCTGAATGCTCTGACACCTTCCGTAAACCTCATAATCCCAGGTTGAATTTCACCTCCTTCTTGTTCTTCTCCTTCTGAATCATCACTTCCTTCAAAAGAAATATCTCCGCCGCGCCCTCTCCGGGTATCATGAGGAACTGCCTCCTCCGCTGTGTCttccttttcctcctcctcctcgtCATCAGAATTGTAGTCACGGGCACGTTTCTCAAAcagatttctcatttttttaCTTACTCTAAACTTTTTTCCTTTACCCTCCAACATCTTGAGCTTCTTATTTTTGGCTTTGGTACCTTTCTTTTTACCCagatttcttttcctttttccggCTGTAAAACTGCCTTCCTCCATTGTCATTATcagcttctttctttctttgaacaGGAAAAAAAAACCAAGGATGACAAGAAAGAGAAGATTACAAAAACCCTTTTTAAACCCTAATTATACCGAGAAAACTCAGAAGCAGAACagtcttttattttctaaatgaaTTTTCCTTCTCGCTTTATTATTACCGTTATtagtattttattcaaaaatgaatgaatttatattaaattaagaaataaattgattttttataaataaaataaaatttttggttgtttgAAATAGTCTTTTCACGTAAaataaatttcatccattttacattgtttttgttcaaaaaaatttcattttacttgaattaatttttgaattaattttaacataTCATCATGAAGTATATGTCTAATTACTCCAACAGCCTCATTAgcatttaacaataaaaatatataacatttttAACAATAATGATCAATTTATCTTTtgatctaatatttttttttgccaaaaacttttaagttctttgtttcggcccttttattttatttgcgcTCTACATTTCTTTTTGGACATTTTATCAAAAaagccattttttaaaaaaaattatcgaaatgggtccattatttaattatttaccggaatagtCCATTTTtcgcaaatcgcgtccacgtcagcgcgatttcAGGGGACGCGCCAGGAAATCACGTCCACGTCAGCaactcgcgctgacgtggacgcgacttGACCCGCGCGTGAACAATGCTccaacggtcaaaaatttgaccattgctcccccaacggtaaaaaaaaaactatagatACCCCCactcctttttttttcacaaactaatcctctcgaatttcctctcaatttccttcaaaaattctcTTAAGTTCCTCTTAAGTTTCTTttaactcattttttttaaataattttaaatttttttaaaaaaaatttttaaaccataaaaatttgtacgatttcaacaatggccggagaattgactcgtcttgataaaCATCACATATTggtggaacaaatgaaaatggtaagtattaaatttaatttttaaatattatttaagaattttttatttatgcatttttagataattattaattttttatttgttataaaagtctgtagatcgggtattggaatgcaatttccagaatatgcatgctcctccatcaccgttagtagagaactacctgcgggaagcggatttttggcacgtggcgacggtaggccggggatgcaaggtggacccgaaactaatcagtgcgttgattgagaggtggagacccgaaacgcacacattccatcttccatgtggagagtgcactatcactctagaagatgccAGTCTGTAAttaggattgccggtggacgggagCCCAGTCACCGGGCCTGCCTAATCTAGCGATTGGggggcggtgtgctacgagcttttaggcgctattccggagaaaatgGAGGGAGGTAAGATCGAGATGGGTTGGTTATGTGACACATTCCCTGATCTggatgaagattcaaccgaaattgaaagaatccgatatgctcgggcatacattcttcaattaattggaggttatctgatgcccgacacgtcatggagccgcgtacatctaagatgactgctgaaactcgttgattttagagcaatCGGTGAATTGAGTTGAGGGTTTGCCGTCTTGGCAATGTTATATCAGGAGATGTGCagggcgacgcgaccgaggagagcaaaaatcggaggttgcctgtcactactgcagtcgtgggcacggtttcgctttccatttctacgtcctcgagtggaccactcatatacattcccactcataatgtggtaaattttatattagattttacaattattatgtagatttttaaaaataaaagtatgctaaaaatttatttaattaggtggaaccatctgACAAGTCATGCTCAATTACcgtcctctcttgaagatatacggcttctattggaccaacggtcggaagcacaagtaagttttaaataaaatagatattttcatACATTCTCTagtcgattgatatttagtatttagtatttagtattatgtatataactaatatttctatcatgttcatatagtttcaatggacactaTACGAGGATCTGGCAATTCGGGCAATAATCCCGAAAGAGTTCTTACAAAATCCACAAGTTTGGCACGTGAAACTCGTGTTGATCAACTACGCAACCGTGGAGCCGCACTAGACAGAcagagtgctacgacagtttggatgtagataACCGATTCCCGTGGatcctgaggtgtttgacgatcaacacaaagtcgaccttcggcaattgaatacggattggACGAGATACTAGTCCGAGTACATGGAAATGTGGGAATATCGATATAAATATATACCTACTCGAGAACCAATCATCGTTTTggagttagcgtgcgttccagaatgcatgtcatggtttaggatctatggcaagccgtatttactgacgccagaggagaggcagcggcaaatacgtgtcgaaagggaaaggcgcgggcctctaaatccaagacgacaagacgacgaaggcagcccctcaacgaggcccagacattcacctGGCTTatcatcagcggccatgcaatcaccaggcccaacgagagcaccgacacagtcacccgaCGCAGCAGTTCAACCGATAATACCCACGCAaccgccttttcagatgatgccaggtgcgtttcctagcccttatatgtacccttttccgagtcctatggcaggttggagccaaatgcccggttcagctccatttcctgttatgccgagtggaccgccgatgtataggccagcgGTGCACGAGGGATCACAAGAGGGGCTGTCGGagagctctcctttttaccaatcccgACCAACGTATGAGTTTCAAACACCATCGCCGttcgtgatgcaaacacctccacatacactattatttgaaggtggatcatcgtcgcAAGTCCGATAACCAGATGCCGTACcggaagaaccagaatccccgCCGAAGGGACAACAATCCCCGCCGGAAGCTAgagaaaggaggaatccagcacgtaaccgtcgacggccgccatgtggcactgaatcccccGGGCATAAACATTGATtgccgtatttaaatttatttgtacaaatattttgaatgttttgatattatttaatgtaataaaatagaagtttatttgatgtaataaaatagaaattttttatattatttgagaattctactaaccattaataccttaaattaaaaaccctaacctaatttaattaaaaaccttaaaccttaaacttaaaaaccctaaccccttaacttaaaaaccttaacttaatttaattaaaaaccctaaaccttaaaccctaaacttaaaaaccttaacctaattaaattaaaaactctaacctaatttaattaaaaactctaaaccctaaacttaaaaaccctaacctaatttaattaaaaaccctaacctaattaaattaaaaaccctaacctaatttaattaaaaaccctaacctaattaaattaaaaaccctaacttccttaacttaaaaaccctaacctaattaacttaaaaactctaacctaattaaattaaaaaccctaaaccctaaacttaaaagccctgacctaatttaattaaaaactctaaactaaattaataattttactttcacataatgttagatttggaaaaatattttttcctggtactaacaattaataattttatataatttggtaattttactaatcattaatacaatttatcaattaataatttcacaaaattaattaaattaaaaaccctaaaccctaaacttaaaaaccctaaacttaaaaaccctaacctaattaaattaaaaaccctaacttcattaacttaaaaaccctaacctaattaacttaaaaccctaacctaattaaattaaaaatcctaaaccctaaacttaaaaacccacacctaatttaattaaaaactctaaactaaattaataattttactttcacataatgttagatttggaaaaatgttttttcctggtactaacaattaataattttttataatttgataattttactaatcattaatacaatttatcaattaataattttacattcacataatgttagatttggaaaaatgttttgactggtactaacaattaataattttatataatttgataatttttagtaaccattaatacaatttatcaattaataatttcactaacttaattttttttacaattacattcaactattgcgattagggtatgatcgacttgtatggcctggattcttacaccatccgcacaactttgTTTGAATGACTGTTTCTCGGATATctatattgttacgtattctagtcgagcaaggtcaaccctttggtttgcgacgtaattctctatccggtaacggcttaaaaggagcaagagatacgggcggccacttacgttcatctaggattagtgggaaaacgtgtctccagacgttgtacatgttttctaatttgcaAACTTCGTCCACATGACTCACCGaatccagacggagattctgacaagctgcaataacatgggcgcatggataacgaagtgcatcaaacatcccacacTCACAAGTCCTATtttgcaagtgtacacgatattgcccgccaacaacactttggtgcggtctgtcaaactctgtcatgCAAAAtcataaattgtctcgatcgtgacacactatgtgcatggtgtttgccctcgtcttggccttgttaatttatTGAACTACCTTATGCACCATACATGTCCTCCATACATCTGGCCTACATAACTTGCTgttcgctttggaaatagcgccgccaaacgaaaatatgtctctcgcacaaccgatgttatcggtagatggcgcgttcctttaagaacagaattgaagcattcagccaggttcgacgtcatatggccatatcgtaggccacCGTCGTATGATTATGCTCACTGTTCGgaacgtatgttacaaaggtagtccgccccttctccgttaattgaacgtaaaattaccaacatctcgtgaaaacgatctttatttatttcatactctgccaatataagatcatagcgaataatttataccatttctaccaataaaactaattcaaattgacaaacgaaataacacagatatagactaaataccTATGTCGGTCACTTATCGTtgttcgctcttagatggatattgcatATAGTAGTTTGAAGCAATGGgtcttaggcaatatctatggtgtgtgcgctgccataagcttccctgtcgatcaaatgcagctagtatagcGGCGCCCCGATCTAAAATAACatagatatcaggttgggggcacacatgcctccttaacttaaagagaaagaaatcacagtcatcagacgactcccccggtgttattacaaatgcaattggaagaattctcccactgccatcctgtgccactgtaagcaatagccgatgagtatacctaccgaacataaaggtaccgtcaatttgtaccaacggcttgcagtatGAAAATGCGTCTCAGCATtacttaaaggtccaaaacaggcgtttgaacacttggcatccacgtagcaatcggtcgttgtagtacgcatgttcgatttcaaggtctgtgatggcacctaggacgtatctctctagcacctgacaccactgccatatttcattatatgaggcatctcacccactatgcatcttctccaacgccttttgcttagttatttaagccttgcggtaagagggcgtgtaccccatttggctacggatattggcaattaacacTGGCACTGAAGTATTGGGATCTGCTTTtaccgtgggcagtatcaagctagctaacatagctgaatccatcttaggatgatcttgtgaaacacctataaaccgagtacattaaataatgcaacattgcataataaaagtattattcagaaACCGTCAATACTATACTTGAAGCACaagtatgtggacctttgtacttttaatctcccacaaccttgttcttttccttaacgaggcgtagattttccatgaacatgtgccgtcttggaccacacacttcgcctcaaacttatcagatttggatttaacgacgtggtagttaacgctGTTTtttatgctatgttgtttcaaagcaccaataaaactatctttgttggtaaactgattaccaacttcaaattcacctgaatctacccccgaacttgtacaATCACGCAACcagtgtggtagatctggaaaatctaacgcatcatctgcggacagatcgacattatgcatatgggttggaggtgagtatgctctgaatcgtggattttcttcttcatctgaacttctttcagcatcttcaggttctgttggaataggctccggttcagaaaataagccaatTTCTGCACCATCCGGCTTGGGCTcttgaggtggatccacatcgaagtcatcttctaacccacaatcatctgtagcgtacgaggtcccctcacagGTTGACATCGTAGGgagtacgtcatcccttcttctagGCATTTGATAACGTTCctaattggatgtagattgccacccactagaacttgatgtcgttccccagtacgtatttccagcatcaaacgtcGAGACACCGACGTACATGTCTCATCCATCGACAGAGTGTCTTGCGGGTGATGTGCATTTgacaccgctaccgaacatgggTTATTCCGTATTTTATAACTCGCTAAtcgagtgtcggccaggggtcgtgtatacatctcgaacaccggtcgcaagtacatcagttggcgatgtaaattgtacatataactcaatataaggtgctcaACTAGCAAGATGAGTTTGCACCATtacctccaagctacgagcaccttttatgtcgaacgagtcatatgtcaccggatcaacagaagaacaaaattgatacatgatagacagaactttcattggcgtcgttccaaaaattttacgcctaattcttttacgaagttctgtcaaatctatgttctggttaaaaaccagtcgcaccgtattctccgacaaaaaaataacaccattttcggtgtggcaaacctcaccatcgtagtaaataacaacactaatacattcactcatatttgaaactttaaccttcttagcctctctaaattgtttctgctgtgacttatgcattctgagaacattttctgcctaatttatagcctcagcccaaacatgtTACTGTAGCAAAAACGCATCTACGAGGGCgcgattttcaaaaatttttctcaaatagcatcctgctagaagcgattttatactatttgctcagaaacgtcaaaaaaaattatttcttccgTGACcgactgtagcaaaagcgcgacCACGAGGGCGCAATTTTACAAATTCTTCTTGAATAGCATCCTTCTAGAAGCGATTaaatactatttgctcagaaatgtcaaaaaaattatttcttccatgacctactgtagcaaaagcgcgtccacgagggcgcgatttcacaaattcttctcaaatagcatcctgctaaaagcgattttatactatttgatcagaaacgtcaactcaaaaCTATTTCTTTCaagacctaaaaaccctaaaaagcctgAACCCTAAGCCCTAAAAGCCGAAAAAACCTAACGTGGGAAAAATGGCAAAATTGCATCCCCCGAAACGCGCTACATGGctcaggaaatcgcgtccacgtcagcgcgagttGCTAATGTGGTAGCAAATCGCGTCCTAAAGGTCGCGATTTGTTGCCATGTCAGCAACtcgcgctgatgtggacgcgatttcctggcgcgtcccctgacatcgcgctgacgtggacgcaattTACCGAAAAAtagaccattccggtaaataattaaataatgggcccatttcggtaattttttttaaaaaaatgggcttTTTTTGTAAAATGCCCTTTCTTTTTCgcttttcatttaattatatttttataggcAAAATTAAGCATATAcgttagttttaaaaatattaagttttttttaaaaaaatttaggaacATGGATCGATTTTGAGACAGATGGTAATTTCTCGGCGACATGGTAAGGAGAGAGGGTGAAACTTATAATTTCCTAAAAAGAATATAAGAAAATGGGTGGATTTTGATCTCTTTCAAGGCAAAT is part of the Gossypium hirsutum isolate 1008001.06 chromosome D11, Gossypium_hirsutum_v2.1, whole genome shotgun sequence genome and encodes:
- the LOC107912474 gene encoding RRP15-like protein, with protein sequence MTMEEGSFTAGKRKRNLGKKKGTKAKNKKLKMLEGKGKKFRVSKKMRNLFEKRARDYNSDDEEEEEKEDTAEEAVPHDTRRGRGGDISFEGSDDSEGEEQEGGEIQPGIMRFTEGVRAFRLAFKNIIKRHVADDSLGPVLSGHKQLVAKKLAEEEAERKVKGEAKKEKHLVAEKGHVKPANYLDSQEKFLIGIATKGVVKLFNAVNKAQKAQKGLDPSRSKDAKVIRKRRKEAFFSELGKTSLPARDSSSKGNTSDSRNDEGPAWAPLRDNYMLTNPKLKDWDKMADSAIVDDVGMMSEDSGSDDD